In Prosthecochloris sp. GSB1, the following proteins share a genomic window:
- a CDS encoding arginine N-succinyltransferase gives MKNPASVEKTAGNRPARYRGTQVLAMVAGSVVLAVVATVFVIRFFFFPAPFRPVELDEREKQELAVKLDRIETASGVSLTDLFGPVGGDELTPEGYLKPEPYTEEGASREIVLTERELNALFANNTDLARKLAIDLSDDLLSAKLLLPLDPDFPVLGGKTVRVKAGLELALRDGRPVVKLRGISLLGIPLPNAWLGGIKNIDLVEEYGGGKGFWKGFADGIDTLRVQEGVLVIRLNE, from the coding sequence ATGAAGAACCCTGCTTCCGTGGAGAAAACAGCGGGCAACCGCCCGGCGAGATACAGAGGGACGCAGGTCCTTGCGATGGTTGCGGGGTCTGTCGTGCTTGCGGTGGTCGCCACGGTTTTTGTGATCCGCTTTTTCTTTTTTCCCGCGCCGTTCAGGCCGGTTGAACTGGACGAGCGGGAAAAGCAGGAGCTTGCCGTGAAGCTTGACCGGATCGAAACGGCCAGCGGGGTTTCCCTTACCGACCTTTTCGGGCCGGTGGGCGGCGACGAATTGACTCCCGAGGGCTATCTCAAACCGGAACCATACACCGAGGAGGGGGCGTCGAGGGAGATCGTTCTGACCGAGCGGGAACTGAACGCGCTTTTTGCCAACAATACCGACCTTGCCAGGAAACTTGCGATCGATCTTTCGGACGATCTGCTGAGCGCGAAGCTGCTCCTGCCCCTCGATCCCGATTTTCCCGTTCTCGGGGGAAAGACCGTTCGGGTGAAGGCCGGCCTTGAACTCGCCCTTCGCGACGGTCGGCCGGTGGTGAAACTCCGGGGGATAAGCCTGCTCGGTATCCCCTTGCCGAACGCCTGGCTCGGCGGAATCAAGAATATCGATCTTGTCGAAGAGTATGGAGGGGGGAAAGGTTTCTGGAAAGGATTCGCCGACGGTATCGACACGCTCAGGGTGCAGGAGGGAGTTCTCGTGATCCGTCTGAACGAGTGA
- a CDS encoding DUF2721 domain-containing protein, with protein sequence MESVERLIPVIQTAVGPVILISGLGLLLLTMTNRLGRIIDRSRSLSAELDSADSATVERVCLEIDILWARARLIRVAIMLASFSCLFASLLVISLFLSPLVALDLPLLISFLFIASMICLIVSLLFFLLDVNRTLVALRIELEGHRARHGNG encoded by the coding sequence ATGGAGTCCGTGGAGCGTCTCATACCGGTTATACAGACGGCGGTCGGTCCGGTTATCCTGATATCGGGTCTCGGCCTGCTCCTGCTGACGATGACCAACCGTCTCGGCAGGATTATCGACCGTTCACGGTCGCTTTCCGCCGAACTCGATTCGGCCGATTCGGCCACCGTCGAACGGGTGTGCCTGGAAATCGACATCCTCTGGGCAAGGGCGCGTCTTATCCGCGTCGCCATCATGCTTGCTTCGTTCAGTTGTCTTTTCGCCTCGCTGCTGGTCATCTCCCTGTTCCTCTCCCCGCTCGTGGCGCTCGACCTGCCGCTACTGATCTCTTTCCTGTTCATCGCGAGCATGATCTGCCTGATCGTTTCGCTTCTTTTCTTTCTTCTCGATGTCAATCGCACCCTCGTCGCGCTCAGAATAGAACTTGAGGGTCACAGGGCCCGGCACGGCAACGGTTGA
- a CDS encoding MBL fold metallo-hydrolase RNA specificity domain-containing protein, with protein sequence MEVEFYGAAARVTGTCHMLRVGGRRILLDCGLIQGLPEDEALNVEPFPFDAAGVDAVVLSHGHIDHSGRLPLLVSRGFKGPVYTHPATRDLALVLLQDSARLNERDIRYRNRLRAKKKLPPLDPLYTVEDVVDTVNLMQGVPYGEKRDILPGVAIRFMDAGHILGSAMVEVWLTENGRTTKLVFSGDVGQYDSPILYDPAEISEADLVIVESTYGDRLHKKRDLTLAELAEIIRASRLGKGNILIPAFSIGRSQELLYLFGKYHEEWGLKDWQIYLDSPMAIEASRIYWQYPELYDEEATKLRRMVHEMPKPENLHFTRDVEASKKINDIDQGAIIIAGNGMCNGGRIIYHLRHNLERPECQVVITGFQAEGTLGREIVEGAETVRIRGDDFRVRAGVHTLGGLSAHGDRDDLLRWIRGFSTRPRMYVVHGEAAVKERFAQTIRDETGLETTVPSPGDVVDL encoded by the coding sequence ATGGAAGTGGAATTTTACGGCGCAGCGGCTCGGGTGACCGGAACCTGCCACATGCTGCGTGTTGGCGGCAGGAGAATCCTTCTCGATTGCGGACTGATACAGGGACTGCCGGAAGATGAAGCGCTCAACGTCGAGCCGTTTCCTTTCGATGCGGCCGGCGTCGATGCGGTCGTTCTCAGCCACGGTCATATCGACCATTCCGGAAGACTTCCCCTCCTGGTGAGCAGGGGGTTCAAGGGGCCTGTCTACACACATCCCGCCACGAGGGACCTCGCCCTTGTGCTGCTGCAGGATTCGGCAAGGCTCAACGAGCGGGATATCCGTTACCGGAACCGGTTAAGGGCCAAAAAGAAACTGCCTCCGCTCGATCCGCTCTACACGGTGGAGGATGTCGTCGATACCGTCAATCTGATGCAGGGGGTGCCCTACGGAGAGAAGCGGGATATCCTTCCCGGCGTCGCCATTCGTTTCATGGATGCCGGTCATATTCTCGGCTCCGCCATGGTGGAAGTCTGGCTGACCGAAAACGGGCGAACCACGAAACTGGTATTCAGCGGCGATGTCGGCCAGTACGATTCACCAATTCTCTACGATCCGGCCGAAATCAGCGAGGCTGACCTGGTCATCGTCGAAAGCACCTATGGGGACCGGCTGCACAAGAAGCGCGATCTCACGCTCGCGGAACTGGCCGAAATCATCAGGGCCTCGAGACTTGGAAAGGGCAACATCCTGATTCCTGCCTTTTCGATCGGCAGGAGCCAGGAACTGCTCTACCTTTTCGGGAAATATCACGAGGAGTGGGGGTTGAAGGATTGGCAGATCTATCTCGACAGTCCCATGGCCATAGAGGCGAGCAGGATATACTGGCAGTACCCGGAACTCTATGACGAGGAGGCGACGAAGCTGCGCCGGATGGTGCACGAGATGCCGAAACCGGAAAACCTGCATTTCACGAGGGATGTCGAAGCGTCGAAGAAAATCAACGACATCGACCAGGGCGCCATCATCATTGCCGGCAACGGCATGTGCAACGGCGGCAGGATCATCTATCACCTTCGCCACAATCTGGAACGTCCGGAATGCCAGGTGGTCATCACCGGATTCCAGGCAGAGGGCACGTTGGGGCGTGAAATCGTGGAAGGCGCCGAAACCGTTCGAATCCGCGGTGACGATTTCAGGGTCCGGGCAGGGGTCCATACGCTCGGAGGGCTTTCCGCGCACGGCGACAGGGACGACCTCCTTCGCTGGATCAGGGGTTTTTCGACACGTCCGCGTATGTATGTCGTGCACGGCGAAGCGGCGGTCAAGGAACGTTTCGCGCAAACGATCCGCGATGAGACCGGTCTGGAGACAACCGTTCCGTCTCCGGGCGATGTCGTCGATCTGTAA
- a CDS encoding tetratricopeptide repeat protein: MRIAFVCAFLVPLLFFGRASVALAESADALIEQGKQRYDQEAYDDALAAFDRAVRLEPQNPKAFYQRAKAYFKLREYGKAVADFTSAIKLRSDYHKAFYRRAKSLHELGRYREAVADYSRALELKDDYSKALYRRALSRLALRDSAGAVNDMRSAAALANENAVQWLSGDGGAMRDD, translated from the coding sequence ATGCGCATTGCTTTCGTCTGTGCGTTTCTTGTTCCGCTGCTGTTTTTCGGCCGGGCCAGCGTCGCGCTGGCCGAATCGGCCGATGCGCTCATCGAGCAGGGAAAGCAACGTTACGACCAGGAGGCTTACGACGACGCCCTCGCGGCTTTCGACCGGGCCGTGCGGCTCGAACCGCAAAACCCGAAGGCTTTCTATCAACGGGCCAAGGCGTATTTCAAGCTGCGGGAGTACGGCAAGGCTGTCGCGGACTTCACAAGCGCCATAAAACTCCGGTCGGATTACCACAAGGCTTTCTACCGCAGGGCGAAGAGCCTGCATGAGCTCGGGAGGTACCGTGAGGCGGTTGCTGATTATTCGAGAGCCCTCGAACTCAAGGACGATTATTCCAAGGCGCTGTACCGCAGGGCGCTTTCGAGGCTGGCGCTGAGAGACAGCGCCGGAGCCGTGAACGATATGCGTTCGGCTGCCGCGCTGGCCAACGAGAACGCCGTGCAATGGCTTTCCGGCGACGGTGGGGCAATGCGAGATGACTGA
- a CDS encoding RtcB family protein, with the protein MTEPGFSRDSLRRIHDRLWEIPPDRVKGMLVPARFYASGAMLDQILSDRSLQQLVHVAMLPGIQRYALAMPDIHEGYGFPIGGVAAFDPEEGVISPGGIGYDINCGVRLLRSGVSHEDIRGRIQALADALYRSVPSGVGHGNRIRFGESELSSVLSEGAAAMIGFGYGKPEDLAGLESDGCTEQADPRALSRRARERGMDQLGTLGAGNHFIEVDRVGEVYDENAAALLGLFRGSVVIQVHTGSRGLGHQIASDYLKLMGEAMSRYDIRVPDRELACVPFVSEEGQEYFQAMNAAANFARANRQLITWEIRRGWERTVSADLPDVVCDICHNIASLERHGGRELLVHRKGATRAFPGRPVIVPGSMGTGSFLLIGSEHSLDEAFGSCCHGSGRRMSRSRARKTVHAGQLKQSLESSGIVVRAGSMKGLAEEAPGAYKDIHDVIGTVTAAGLASKVAFLEPLAVIKG; encoded by the coding sequence ATGACTGAACCCGGTTTTTCAAGAGACTCCCTGCGGAGAATACACGACCGGTTGTGGGAAATTCCCCCCGACAGGGTGAAGGGTATGCTGGTCCCCGCCCGGTTTTACGCTTCCGGGGCGATGCTCGACCAGATTCTTTCGGACCGTTCGCTTCAGCAGCTGGTTCATGTGGCGATGCTTCCCGGAATTCAGCGCTACGCGCTCGCCATGCCTGACATTCACGAGGGGTACGGGTTTCCCATTGGCGGAGTGGCCGCCTTCGATCCCGAAGAGGGGGTGATTTCTCCCGGCGGGATAGGCTACGACATCAACTGCGGTGTCAGGTTGCTCAGGAGCGGCGTTTCTCATGAAGATATCCGTGGCAGGATTCAGGCACTTGCCGATGCGCTCTACCGTTCGGTTCCTTCCGGTGTCGGTCACGGGAACCGCATACGCTTCGGCGAAAGCGAACTTTCCAGCGTTCTTTCCGAGGGCGCGGCGGCCATGATCGGCTTCGGATACGGAAAGCCCGAAGATCTGGCAGGTCTTGAATCCGACGGCTGCACCGAGCAGGCGGATCCCCGCGCGCTTTCCCGAAGGGCCAGGGAGAGGGGGATGGATCAGCTCGGCACGCTCGGCGCCGGAAACCATTTTATCGAGGTTGACCGGGTAGGGGAGGTCTACGACGAGAATGCCGCCGCATTGCTCGGCCTGTTCAGGGGATCGGTCGTGATTCAGGTCCATACCGGCTCCCGCGGTCTCGGCCATCAGATCGCGTCGGACTATCTCAAGCTGATGGGCGAGGCCATGTCGCGTTACGATATCAGGGTTCCTGACCGGGAACTCGCCTGTGTGCCATTCGTTTCGGAGGAGGGGCAGGAGTATTTCCAGGCGATGAACGCCGCGGCGAATTTCGCTCGTGCGAACCGCCAGCTCATCACCTGGGAGATACGCCGTGGCTGGGAACGGACGGTATCCGCCGATCTTCCCGACGTCGTCTGCGATATCTGTCACAATATCGCTTCACTCGAACGGCATGGCGGGCGCGAGTTGCTCGTGCATCGCAAGGGGGCGACCCGGGCGTTTCCCGGCAGGCCGGTGATCGTACCCGGCAGCATGGGCACAGGCTCTTTCCTGCTTATCGGCAGCGAGCACTCGCTTGACGAGGCTTTTGGTTCCTGTTGCCACGGCTCCGGACGGCGTATGTCGCGCTCCAGGGCAAGGAAAACGGTCCACGCCGGGCAATTGAAACAATCGCTTGAGTCCAGCGGGATCGTCGTCAGGGCAGGATCGATGAAAGGGTTGGCCGAAGAAGCTCCGGGGGCCTACAAGGATATTCACGACGTGATCGGGACGGTGACCGCCGCGGGGTTGGCATCAAAGGTGGCCTTCCTCGAACCTCTCGCGGTCATCAAGGGGTAG
- the xerD gene encoding site-specific tyrosine recombinase XerD produces MMRLTSPYREYFDSFLDYLTLERNFSVNTRQSYANDLVRYLRYFQELNRPLAEVSLPDIQDFVRKLHAAGLETRSVARNISAIRSLHKFLVRENTLGQNAAENLRQPKPAQHLPTVLSVDETFRLLDAPLTATPPGKYRLRDKALLEFLYATGVRVSELVDLRQGNCYLDSGFARIFGKGSKERLVPVGASAVEWVRRYQRELRLKLSGRESGDYLFLNSRGTKLSRMSAYTIVRRSSVLAGITKKISPHTLRHTFATHLLEGGADLRAVQEMLGHSSIVATQIYTHIDRTFIKEVHKTFHPRG; encoded by the coding sequence ATGATGCGGCTCACCTCTCCATACAGGGAATATTTCGACAGCTTCCTCGACTACCTGACCCTGGAAAGAAACTTCTCCGTGAATACCAGGCAGTCCTACGCGAACGACCTTGTCCGTTATCTCCGATACTTTCAGGAACTGAACAGACCGCTTGCAGAAGTTTCCCTTCCGGACATCCAGGATTTCGTGCGAAAGCTCCATGCCGCCGGACTCGAAACGCGTTCGGTCGCACGAAACATCTCCGCCATCCGTTCGCTGCACAAGTTCCTCGTCCGTGAAAACACGCTGGGACAAAACGCGGCTGAAAACCTTCGCCAGCCGAAACCGGCGCAGCACCTCCCGACCGTGCTCTCGGTGGACGAAACATTCAGGCTGCTCGACGCGCCTCTCACAGCAACCCCTCCGGGAAAATATCGGCTCAGGGACAAGGCGCTGCTCGAATTCCTCTATGCGACCGGCGTGCGCGTCAGCGAACTCGTCGACCTCCGTCAGGGAAACTGCTATCTGGATTCAGGTTTCGCGCGGATTTTCGGAAAAGGTTCGAAGGAAAGACTCGTGCCGGTCGGGGCCTCCGCCGTCGAGTGGGTCCGGCGCTATCAGCGTGAACTGCGGCTGAAGCTCTCGGGAAGGGAGTCCGGGGATTACCTTTTCCTCAATTCAAGGGGAACGAAGCTGTCGCGAATGTCAGCCTACACTATCGTCCGGCGCAGCAGCGTTCTCGCGGGAATCACCAAAAAGATCAGTCCGCACACCCTCCGTCACACCTTCGCCACGCATCTCCTCGAAGGCGGCGCGGACCTGCGGGCGGTACAGGAAATGCTCGGTCACAGCTCGATCGTCGCGACGCAGATCTATACCCACATCGACAGGACCTTCATCAAGGAGGTCCACAAGACCTTCCATCCCCGAGGGTAA